Proteins co-encoded in one Streptomyces sp. NBC_01283 genomic window:
- a CDS encoding extracellular solute-binding protein yields MRPTTPLLLATALVAAATLTACGGDSGDDPDTVKVSFKQSTDNQVKVMDTFLADIKKQFEKANPGKKVKLVPIKAPDSEYYTKLQQMMRSSKTAPDLVYEDTFLINSDITSGYLKPLDPYLKKWKDWDQFIGTSKSAAKAADGKTYGVPDGTDTRGLWFSKSIFKKAGLPADWQPKSWDEILQAARTIKKKVPGVTPMNVYTGKPAGEAATMQGMEMLLYGTGEDPMYDPQSKKWVTGSQGFKDSLKFVETVYKEKLGPDVSDALDPNFATRVRGELLPEDKLGINLDGSWLPQDWGKGAGHEWPEWSKKLGLAHMPTQNGQAPGKVSMSGGWTWAIPSEASNPGLAFKFIEQMQTKANAQKWYVANSGIAVRKDVAADPAYLKAQPGLKFFTDLVPTTHYRPAYPAYPKVSTAVQEAMEKVTTGDGSVDEAASGYDSEIKAATNDKVIEK; encoded by the coding sequence GTGCGTCCCACCACCCCTCTGCTCCTCGCCACCGCCCTGGTCGCCGCCGCCACCCTCACCGCGTGCGGCGGGGACTCCGGCGACGATCCGGACACCGTGAAGGTCTCCTTCAAGCAGTCCACGGACAACCAGGTCAAGGTCATGGACACCTTCCTGGCGGACATCAAGAAGCAGTTCGAGAAGGCGAACCCCGGCAAGAAGGTGAAGCTGGTGCCGATCAAGGCGCCGGACTCCGAGTACTACACCAAGCTGCAGCAGATGATGCGCTCCTCGAAGACCGCGCCCGACCTGGTCTACGAGGACACCTTCCTCATCAACTCGGACATCACCAGCGGGTACTTGAAGCCGCTCGACCCGTATCTGAAGAAGTGGAAGGACTGGGACCAGTTCATCGGTACGTCCAAGTCGGCGGCGAAGGCGGCGGACGGGAAGACGTACGGCGTGCCGGACGGCACCGACACCCGCGGCCTCTGGTTCAGCAAGAGCATCTTCAAGAAGGCCGGGCTGCCCGCCGACTGGCAGCCGAAGTCGTGGGACGAGATCCTGCAGGCCGCGCGCACCATCAAGAAGAAGGTCCCCGGCGTCACGCCCATGAACGTCTACACGGGCAAGCCCGCGGGCGAGGCGGCCACCATGCAGGGCATGGAGATGCTCCTGTACGGCACGGGCGAGGACCCGATGTACGACCCGCAGTCGAAGAAGTGGGTCACCGGCAGCCAGGGTTTCAAGGACTCCCTGAAGTTCGTCGAAACGGTCTACAAGGAGAAGCTCGGCCCTGACGTCTCCGACGCCCTCGACCCGAACTTCGCGACCCGGGTACGCGGCGAGCTGCTCCCCGAGGACAAGCTCGGCATCAACCTCGACGGCTCCTGGCTGCCGCAGGACTGGGGCAAGGGCGCGGGCCACGAGTGGCCCGAGTGGTCGAAGAAGCTGGGCCTCGCCCACATGCCGACCCAGAACGGCCAGGCTCCCGGCAAGGTGAGCATGTCCGGCGGCTGGACCTGGGCGATCCCGTCCGAGGCGTCCAACCCCGGCCTGGCGTTCAAGTTCATCGAGCAGATGCAGACCAAGGCCAACGCCCAGAAGTGGTACGTGGCGAACTCGGGCATCGCGGTCCGCAAGGACGTCGCCGCCGACCCCGCGTACCTCAAGGCGCAGCCGGGCCTGAAGTTCTTCACCGACCTGGTGCCCACGACGCACTACCGGCCCGCGTACCCGGCGTACCCGAAGGTGTCCACGGCGGTGCAGGAGGCCATGGAGAAGGTCACGACGGGCGACGGGTCCGTGGACGAGGCGGCGAGCGGATACGACAGCGAGATCAAGGCGGCGACCAACGACAAGGTCATCGAGAAGTAG
- a CDS encoding carbohydrate ABC transporter permease: MAKTAPGPGAPRPARPPSRRKPTGRALSRALPVSPAVVLLLLFLAGPIGYCAYIAFTDLQLTGQAESSFVGFDNFRKAFGDEAFLNAVWLTLVFTVVSSLIGQNTIGLALASLMQRASKPIRTITGAIVITAWVLPEVVAAFLLYAFFRREGTLNAVLDFLHLPPQNWMYTLPILAVSFANVWRGTAFSMLVYSAALNEIPKEITEAAEVDGAGGWRRMWHITLPMIRRSIGTNLMLNTLQTLSVFGLIWVMTRGGPGNRSQTLPLFMYEQAFQKSMIGYGTAVALLLLVVGSLFSLVYMRLLRTEV; the protein is encoded by the coding sequence ATCGCGAAGACCGCGCCGGGGCCTGGCGCCCCGCGCCCCGCGCGGCCCCCGTCCCGCCGCAAGCCGACGGGCCGGGCCCTGTCCCGCGCGCTGCCCGTCTCCCCCGCCGTCGTCCTGCTGCTGCTCTTCCTCGCGGGCCCCATCGGCTACTGCGCCTACATCGCCTTCACCGACCTCCAGCTCACCGGCCAGGCGGAGTCGAGCTTCGTCGGGTTCGACAACTTCCGTAAGGCCTTCGGCGACGAGGCGTTCCTCAACGCCGTCTGGCTGACGCTGGTCTTCACGGTCGTGTCCTCGCTCATCGGGCAGAACACCATCGGCCTCGCGCTCGCGTCCCTGATGCAGCGGGCGTCCAAGCCGATCCGTACGATCACGGGCGCGATCGTGATCACGGCGTGGGTGCTGCCGGAGGTCGTGGCGGCCTTCCTCCTGTACGCGTTCTTCCGCCGCGAAGGCACCCTCAACGCTGTCCTGGACTTCCTCCATCTCCCGCCCCAGAACTGGATGTACACGCTGCCGATCCTGGCGGTGTCGTTCGCCAACGTGTGGCGGGGGACGGCGTTCTCGATGCTGGTCTACTCCGCGGCCCTGAACGAGATCCCCAAGGAGATCACCGAGGCGGCCGAAGTGGACGGCGCGGGCGGCTGGCGCCGCATGTGGCACATCACGCTGCCGATGATCCGCCGCTCCATCGGCACGAACCTGATGCTGAACACCCTGCAGACCCTGTCGGTCTTCGGTCTGATCTGGGTGATGACGCGGGGCGGCCCGGGAAACCGCAGCCAGACCCTCCCCCTGTTCATGTACGAACAGGCCTTCCAGAAGAGCATGATCGGTTACGGCACGGCGGTGGCGCTTCTGCTCCTGGTCGTCGGCTCACTCTTCTCCCTCGTCTACATGCGCCTGCTCCGCACGGAGGTCTGA
- a CDS encoding carbohydrate ABC transporter permease, producing the protein MPANTASTASTAKSPTRSPRSRRTARRLAADGGLLVVAAAFVLPLAWVILSSLDTKADLKVKVPDGLTLDNYDAVLTPEITFTPLLNSLLLCGGGTLLTVVCAALAAYPLSRFRSRLNRPFMLTILFATSLPITAIMVPVYALFVQVDLIDTMQGTIFFFAASQLPFAIWLMKNFMDGVPKELEEAAWTDGASSFQSLLRIVLPLMGPGVAVVTVFSFVMMWGNFFVPFMLLLTPEQMPASVSINDFFGNKGTVIYGQLAAFSIIYSTPVILLYVLISRRLGGGFALGGAVKG; encoded by the coding sequence GTGCCGGCCAACACCGCAAGCACCGCAAGCACCGCCAAGTCGCCCACCCGGAGCCCGCGTTCACGCCGCACGGCGAGACGCCTGGCCGCGGACGGGGGCCTGCTGGTCGTGGCGGCGGCGTTCGTGCTGCCGCTGGCCTGGGTGATCCTGTCGTCGCTCGACACCAAGGCGGACCTCAAGGTGAAGGTCCCCGACGGCCTCACCCTGGACAACTACGACGCGGTCCTGACCCCGGAGATCACCTTCACACCCCTCCTCAACAGCCTGCTGCTGTGTGGCGGAGGCACTCTCCTGACGGTGGTCTGCGCGGCGCTCGCCGCCTACCCGCTCTCCCGCTTCAGGTCCCGCCTGAACCGCCCCTTCATGCTGACGATCCTCTTCGCGACGAGCCTGCCGATCACGGCGATCATGGTCCCGGTCTACGCACTGTTCGTCCAGGTCGACCTGATCGACACGATGCAGGGCACGATCTTCTTCTTCGCCGCGTCCCAACTCCCCTTCGCCATCTGGCTGATGAAGAACTTCATGGACGGCGTCCCGAAGGAACTGGAGGAGGCGGCCTGGACGGACGGCGCCTCGTCGTTCCAGTCCCTGCTGCGCATCGTGCTCCCCTTGATGGGGCCCGGCGTCGCCGTGGTGACGGTCTTCTCCTTCGTCATGATGTGGGGCAACTTCTTCGTCCCGTTCATGCTGCTCCTGACCCCGGAACAGATGCCGGCCTCGGTCAGCATCAACGACTTCTTCGGCAACAAGGGAACAGTGATCTACGGCCAACTGGCAGCGTTCTCGATCATCTACTCAACCCCGGTGATCCTCCTGTACGTCCTGATCTCACGCCGCCTTGGCGGGGGGTTCGCGTTGGGGGGTGCGGTGAAGGGATGA
- a CDS encoding bifunctional serine/threonine-protein kinase/ABC transporter substrate-binding protein: MRGRLLNGRYELLERLGAGGMGEVWRARDRSLGREVAVKVFVPADSAGADELEQLLARFRQEARAAASLDSPDIVAVHDHGTDENTPYLVMAMVQGRSLDHVLRESVRVPVADALRWAADICRALDAAHAAGIVHRDIKPGNVMIAPDGTAKVVDFGIATFMERAAGDSRLTQTGQLPFGSVPYLAPERFRQEAGDGRTDLYALGCVLYELLVGRPPFTGTAAGVMYNHVNDAPLRPSRARAEVTAPVERLVLDLLAKDPADRPADAATTLERILGIAEAEGARGGSSAYEASASAPASAPASDDVQDAVPGADGPAHPPTVHAEGRREQPAPAAARVANARTEPAARIEDARPHPTAVRKDAAAPEPRRRSRGRRLLIPAALILAVSIPTGLGIRSLAASDTGSASASGAGDAPAVYTIGVAHSYRHVGAEHSSGGDTYEKSEYDQFTTQQRRTVASAFSEALGTKSRSRFRLVPVSADPDTTAREMLAEHPDMLAVIGDTADFSWVHDTDEAFLPEISTCSEVAHAEGAFAIPADDARQGEAMAEYLRSETTARRVLVAEDRLWVNREDGIGTALRKGGVTTEALDVDPHKVKTSRIPALVAGARADAVVVPTGTSAGVWAKALKADGFDGPVLTQSGPEGICEDSEERSAAEQRDKNVPEGVLRTRNYAGEPDDNLPARGNQELYDGALALATALKELPAGDAATSLRHTLDRGIQRVSVNGVLAEVSFEKRRSARERPVWFDRRGAHAWSEIGKVDKKYRPTKQ, translated from the coding sequence ATGCGGGGGCGTTTGCTGAACGGCCGGTACGAGCTGCTTGAGCGGCTCGGCGCGGGCGGCATGGGAGAGGTCTGGCGGGCACGGGACCGGAGTCTGGGGCGGGAGGTGGCCGTCAAGGTCTTCGTGCCGGCGGATTCCGCCGGTGCGGATGAGCTGGAGCAGCTCCTTGCGCGCTTCCGGCAGGAGGCGCGCGCCGCGGCCTCGCTGGACAGTCCGGACATCGTCGCCGTCCATGACCACGGCACGGACGAGAACACCCCGTACCTGGTGATGGCCATGGTGCAGGGGCGCTCGCTCGACCACGTGCTGCGCGAGAGCGTCCGCGTGCCCGTGGCGGACGCGCTGCGCTGGGCGGCGGACATCTGCCGTGCCCTGGACGCCGCGCACGCGGCGGGCATCGTGCACCGTGACATCAAGCCCGGCAACGTCATGATCGCGCCGGACGGCACCGCCAAGGTCGTCGACTTCGGCATCGCGACCTTCATGGAGCGCGCCGCGGGCGACTCCCGCCTGACGCAGACGGGGCAACTGCCGTTCGGCAGCGTGCCGTACCTGGCCCCCGAGCGGTTCCGCCAGGAGGCGGGCGACGGACGCACCGACCTGTACGCGCTCGGCTGCGTCCTCTACGAACTCCTCGTCGGCAGACCGCCGTTCACCGGCACGGCGGCCGGCGTCATGTACAACCACGTCAACGACGCGCCGCTGCGGCCCTCGCGGGCGCGGGCCGAGGTGACGGCGCCGGTCGAACGCCTCGTGCTCGACCTCCTCGCCAAGGACCCGGCCGACCGGCCCGCGGACGCGGCTACGACGCTCGAACGGATCCTGGGGATCGCGGAGGCGGAGGGGGCGCGGGGCGGCTCCTCCGCTTACGAGGCTTCGGCTTCGGCACCGGCCTCGGCGCCTGCTTCGGACGACGTGCAGGATGCCGTCCCGGGTGCGGACGGGCCGGCACACCCGCCGACGGTCCACGCCGAGGGCCGGCGCGAGCAGCCCGCGCCCGCGGCTGCCCGGGTCGCGAACGCGCGCACCGAGCCCGCCGCCCGCATCGAGGACGCCCGCCCCCACCCGACGGCCGTCCGCAAGGACGCCGCCGCTCCCGAGCCCCGCCGCCGCTCGCGCGGACGGCGTCTGCTGATCCCCGCCGCGCTCATCCTGGCGGTCAGCATCCCGACGGGCCTCGGCATACGTTCCCTCGCCGCATCCGACACCGGGTCCGCGTCCGCGTCCGGCGCCGGTGACGCCCCGGCCGTCTACACGATCGGCGTCGCCCACAGCTACCGGCACGTCGGCGCCGAACACTCCAGCGGTGGGGACACGTACGAGAAGTCGGAGTACGACCAGTTCACGACGCAGCAGCGGCGCACCGTCGCGTCCGCCTTCTCGGAGGCGCTCGGCACGAAGAGCCGCAGCCGCTTCCGGCTCGTCCCCGTGTCCGCCGACCCGGACACGACGGCCCGCGAGATGCTCGCCGAGCACCCGGACATGCTCGCCGTCATCGGTGACACCGCCGACTTCTCCTGGGTGCACGACACGGACGAGGCGTTCCTGCCGGAGATCAGCACGTGTTCCGAAGTCGCGCACGCCGAGGGCGCGTTCGCGATCCCCGCCGATGACGCGCGGCAGGGCGAGGCGATGGCCGAGTACCTCCGGTCGGAGACGACGGCCCGCCGGGTACTGGTGGCCGAGGACAGGCTCTGGGTGAACCGCGAGGACGGCATCGGCACCGCCCTGCGCAAGGGCGGCGTCACCACGGAGGCGCTGGACGTCGACCCCCACAAGGTGAAGACGTCGCGGATCCCCGCGCTGGTCGCCGGGGCACGCGCGGACGCGGTGGTGGTGCCCACGGGCACGTCCGCCGGTGTCTGGGCCAAGGCGCTGAAGGCGGACGGCTTCGACGGTCCCGTGCTGACCCAGAGCGGCCCGGAGGGCATCTGCGAGGACTCGGAGGAGCGGTCGGCGGCCGAGCAGCGGGACAAGAACGTCCCCGAAGGGGTGCTGCGCACCCGCAACTACGCGGGCGAGCCCGACGACAACCTCCCCGCACGCGGAAACCAGGAGCTGTACGACGGCGCACTGGCCCTGGCCACCGCGCTCAAGGAGCTCCCCGCCGGGGATGCGGCCACGTCGCTGCGGCACACCCTGGACCGCGGGATCCAGCGCGTCTCGGTCAACGGCGTACTCGCCGAGGTCTCCTTCGAGAAGCGCCGCTCGGCACGCGAACGGCCGGTGTGGTTCGACCGCCGGGGCGCGCACGCCTGGAGCGAGATCGGCAAGGTCGACAAGAAGTACAGGCCGACGAAGCAGTAG
- a CDS encoding HIT family protein, with amino-acid sequence MDRKAMDLEGYMERARSGPCFVCAFVAGDPDYAHHTVYEDDTHVAFLDRWPTLPGKVLVAPKAHVEHVVRDLDEAAYTRVMLVVRKVALAVERVLDAERTYLYSLGSQEGNSHLHWHIAALPPGVPYEEQQFHVLMTENGVLDVEPEETADLAARIRAAVEPS; translated from the coding sequence ATGGACCGAAAAGCCATGGATCTTGAGGGATATATGGAGCGGGCGCGCAGCGGGCCCTGCTTTGTCTGTGCGTTCGTCGCCGGGGATCCTGACTACGCCCATCACACCGTCTACGAGGACGACACCCACGTCGCGTTCCTCGATCGGTGGCCCACCCTCCCCGGCAAGGTCCTCGTCGCGCCGAAAGCCCATGTCGAGCACGTCGTCCGCGATCTCGACGAGGCGGCGTACACGCGGGTCATGCTCGTCGTGCGGAAGGTCGCCCTCGCCGTCGAGCGGGTCCTCGACGCCGAGCGGACCTACCTCTACTCCCTCGGCAGTCAGGAAGGGAACAGCCACCTCCACTGGCACATCGCCGCCCTGCCGCCCGGAGTCCCGTACGAGGAGCAGCAGTTCCACGTCCTCATGACCGAGAACGGTGTGCTGGACGTGGAGCCGGAGGAGACGGCCGACCTCGCCGCCCGGATCCGGGCCGCCGTCGAGCCCTCCTAG
- a CDS encoding helix-turn-helix domain-containing protein → MAHGHVAYGMRASYGLTYITPETIAAWERGLAAPTSAELTALAGTLWCSPGELMGAATTLREHRLARGLAPEDVARGSGVEIQAYLHMEETNTWRGNDRQSAALAEVLQLPLPDFINVIGRADDLAELLRSAVTSRWQGYVRPVSKMLPVQKRHVEDVLQQLHADYQSRMVRTLSWGGGAGADASGSAGKDFLDKILEHFWAQVRGAGHS, encoded by the coding sequence ATGGCACACGGGCACGTCGCCTACGGGATGCGGGCGAGCTATGGGCTCACCTACATCACCCCGGAGACCATCGCCGCCTGGGAGCGCGGGCTCGCCGCGCCCACCTCCGCCGAGCTCACCGCCCTCGCCGGCACCCTGTGGTGCTCCCCCGGCGAGCTCATGGGCGCCGCGACCACCCTGCGCGAGCACCGCCTCGCCCGTGGGCTCGCGCCCGAGGACGTGGCGCGGGGGTCCGGCGTCGAGATCCAGGCCTATCTGCACATGGAGGAGACCAACACCTGGCGCGGCAACGACCGGCAGTCCGCCGCGCTCGCCGAGGTGCTCCAGCTCCCCCTGCCCGACTTCATCAACGTCATCGGGCGCGCCGACGACCTCGCCGAGCTGCTGCGCAGCGCCGTCACGAGCCGATGGCAGGGGTACGTGCGGCCCGTCAGCAAGATGCTGCCCGTGCAGAAGCGGCACGTCGAGGACGTGCTGCAGCAGCTCCACGCCGACTACCAGTCGCGCATGGTCCGGACGCTCAGCTGGGGCGGCGGGGCCGGGGCCGATGCCTCGGGGAGCGCCGGGAAGGACTTCCTGGACAAGATCCTGGAGCACTTCTGGGCGCAGGTACGGGGGGCGGGGCACTCCTAG
- a CDS encoding 6-phosphofructokinase yields the protein MRIGILTAGGDCPGLNAVIRSVVHRAVTHYGDEVIGFEDGYAGLLDGRYRSLGLNEVSGILARGGTILGSSRLERDRFRAACEDAPALAKEIGFDVLIPIGGEGTLTAAKMLSDAGLPVVGVPKTIDNDISSTDRTFGFDTAVGVATEAMDRLKTTAESHQRVMVVEVMGRHAGWIALESGMAGGAHGICLPERPFDPADLVKLVEERFSRGKKFAVICVAEGAHPQEGTMNYGVGAIDQFGHERFQGIGTALAYELETRLGKEAKPVILGHVQRGGTPTAYDRVLATRFGWHAVEAAHREEFGRMTALRGTDITMVPLAEAVTELKTVPKDRMDEAESVF from the coding sequence ATGCGCATCGGAATTCTCACCGCAGGCGGCGACTGCCCCGGCCTCAACGCAGTGATCCGGTCGGTCGTGCACCGAGCCGTCACGCACTACGGCGACGAGGTCATCGGCTTCGAGGACGGTTACGCGGGCCTGCTCGACGGCCGCTACCGCTCCCTCGGCCTGAACGAGGTCAGCGGCATCCTGGCCCGTGGCGGAACGATTCTTGGCTCCTCCCGCCTGGAGCGCGACCGCTTCCGTGCGGCCTGCGAGGACGCGCCCGCGCTCGCCAAGGAGATCGGCTTCGACGTCCTGATCCCCATCGGCGGCGAGGGCACGCTCACGGCGGCGAAGATGCTGTCGGACGCGGGCCTCCCGGTGGTGGGCGTCCCCAAGACCATCGACAACGACATCTCCTCCACCGACCGCACCTTCGGCTTCGACACGGCGGTGGGTGTCGCGACGGAGGCGATGGACCGCCTCAAGACGACGGCCGAGTCCCACCAGCGCGTGATGGTCGTCGAGGTCATGGGCCGCCACGCGGGCTGGATCGCCCTGGAGTCCGGCATGGCGGGCGGCGCCCACGGCATCTGCCTCCCCGAGCGCCCCTTCGACCCCGCTGACCTGGTCAAACTGGTCGAGGAGCGGTTCTCGCGCGGCAAGAAGTTCGCGGTGATCTGCGTGGCCGAGGGCGCGCACCCGCAGGAGGGCACCATGAATTACGGTGTCGGCGCGATCGACCAGTTCGGCCACGAGCGCTTCCAGGGCATCGGCACGGCGCTCGCGTACGAACTGGAGACCCGCCTCGGCAAGGAGGCCAAGCCGGTCATCCTCGGCCACGTCCAGCGCGGCGGCACCCCGACGGCGTACGACCGCGTCCTCGCCACCCGCTTCGGCTGGCACGCGGTGGAGGCGGCGCACCGCGAGGAGTTCGGCCGGATGACGGCGCTGCGGGGCACGGACATCACGATGGTGCCGCTGGCGGAGGCGGTCACCGAGCTGAAGACGGTGCCGAAGGACCGGATGGACGAGGCGGAGTCGGTGTTCTAG
- the pta gene encoding phosphate acetyltransferase: MTRSVYVTGIDRGDGRQVIELGVMELLTRQVDRVGVFRPLVHDGPDRLFDLLRARYRLAQDAASGYGMDYHEASAIQAEQGTDELVSQLVDRFHRVARDYEIVLVLGTDFADTQLPDELSLNARLANEFGASVIPVVGGKNQTAESVRSETRNAYRAYESLGCDVLAMVTNRVAPADRDEIHDSLAAGLPVPSYVLPDEPALAAPTVAQITHALGGRVVLGDDAGLARDALDFVFGGAMLPNFLNALTPGCLVVTPGDRADLVVGSLAAHSAGTPPIAGVLLTLNEQPGEAILKLADRLAPGTPVIAVSGGSFPTAGELFALEGKLNAATPRKAETALGLFERYVDTAGLLTRVQAPSSDRVTPMMFEHKLLEQARSDKRRVVLPEGTEERVLRAADVLLRRGVCDLTLLGPVEQIRKKAADLGVDLADSQLIDPQTSELRDAFAAKYAELRAHKGVTVELAHDVVADVNYFGTLMVQEGFADGMVSGSVHSTAATIRPAFEIIKTKPDASIVSSVFFMCLADKVLVYGDCAVNPDPNAVQLADIAVQAAATAEQFGVEPRIAMLSYSTGTSGSGADVDKVREATELVRESRSDLKIEGPIQYDAAVEPSVAATKLPDSEVAGQASVLIFPDLNTGNNTYKAVQRSAGAIAVGPVLQGLRKPVNDLSRGALVQDIVNTVVITAIQAQGAPTTSA; the protein is encoded by the coding sequence GTGACGCGCAGCGTGTACGTGACCGGGATCGACCGGGGCGACGGCCGCCAGGTCATCGAGCTGGGAGTCATGGAACTCCTGACCCGCCAGGTCGACCGGGTGGGGGTCTTCCGTCCACTCGTCCACGACGGGCCGGATCGTCTTTTCGATCTTCTACGGGCCCGCTACCGGCTGGCGCAGGACGCGGCATCCGGGTACGGGATGGATTACCACGAGGCCTCCGCGATCCAGGCCGAGCAGGGCACCGACGAGCTGGTCTCCCAGCTCGTCGACCGTTTTCACCGGGTGGCGCGGGACTACGAGATCGTTCTCGTGCTCGGCACGGACTTCGCCGACACCCAGCTCCCGGACGAGCTGTCGCTCAACGCGCGCCTCGCCAACGAGTTCGGCGCCTCCGTGATACCCGTCGTCGGCGGCAAGAACCAGACCGCCGAATCGGTCCGCTCCGAGACGCGCAACGCCTATCGCGCGTACGAGAGCCTGGGCTGCGACGTCCTGGCGATGGTCACCAACCGGGTGGCGCCCGCCGACCGCGACGAGATCCACGACAGCCTCGCGGCGGGCCTCCCCGTGCCCAGCTACGTCCTGCCGGACGAGCCCGCGCTCGCCGCCCCCACGGTCGCCCAGATCACCCACGCCCTCGGCGGGCGCGTCGTGCTCGGCGACGACGCGGGCCTGGCCCGTGACGCGCTCGACTTCGTCTTCGGCGGCGCGATGCTGCCGAACTTCCTGAACGCCCTGACCCCGGGCTGCCTCGTGGTCACCCCCGGCGACCGCGCCGACCTCGTCGTGGGCTCGCTCGCCGCGCACAGCGCCGGTACGCCGCCCATCGCGGGCGTCCTGCTCACCCTCAACGAACAGCCGGGCGAGGCGATCCTGAAGCTCGCCGACCGCCTCGCGCCCGGCACCCCGGTCATCGCGGTCTCCGGCGGCTCCTTCCCCACCGCGGGCGAACTCTTCGCTTTGGAGGGGAAGTTGAACGCCGCCACGCCCCGCAAGGCGGAGACGGCCCTCGGGCTCTTCGAGCGGTACGTCGACACGGCGGGGCTGCTCACCCGCGTACAGGCGCCCAGCAGCGACCGCGTCACGCCGATGATGTTCGAGCACAAGCTCCTGGAGCAGGCGCGCTCCGACAAGCGCCGCGTCGTCCTGCCCGAGGGCACCGAGGAGCGCGTCCTGCGCGCCGCCGACGTGCTGCTGCGCCGCGGTGTCTGCGACCTGACGCTGCTGGGCCCCGTCGAGCAGATCCGCAAGAAGGCCGCGGACCTCGGCGTCGACCTCGCCGACTCGCAGCTCATCGACCCGCAGACCTCCGAGCTGCGGGACGCGTTCGCCGCCAAGTACGCCGAGCTCCGTGCCCACAAGGGCGTCACCGTCGAGCTCGCGCACGATGTCGTCGCGGACGTGAACTACTTCGGCACCCTGATGGTGCAGGAAGGATTCGCCGACGGCATGGTGTCGGGGTCCGTGCACTCCACGGCCGCCACCATCCGGCCCGCCTTCGAGATCATCAAGACGAAGCCCGACGCCTCGATCGTCAGCTCCGTCTTCTTCATGTGCCTGGCCGACAAGGTGCTCGTCTACGGCGACTGCGCGGTCAATCCGGATCCGAACGCGGTGCAGCTCGCCGACATCGCCGTCCAGGCGGCGGCCACCGCCGAGCAGTTCGGCGTGGAGCCGCGGATCGCGATGCTCTCGTACTCGACGGGCACGTCAGGTTCGGGCGCCGACGTCGACAAGGTGCGCGAGGCGACCGAGCTGGTGCGGGAGAGCCGCAGCGACCTGAAGATCGAGGGCCCGATCCAGTACGACGCCGCCGTGGAGCCCTCGGTGGCGGCGACGAAGCTGCCGGACTCGGAGGTCGCGGGCCAGGCCAGCGTGCTGATCTTCCCGGACCTGAACACCGGCAACAACACGTACAAGGCCGTGCAGCGCTCGGCCGGCGCGATCGCCGTCGGCCCGGTCCTCCAGGGCCTGCGCAAGCCGGTCAACGACCTGTCCCGCGGCGCCCTCGTGCAGGACATCGTCAACACCGTCGTGATCACCGCGATCCAGGCCCAGGGCGCCCCGACCACCTCCGCGTAG